One window of the Mycoplasmopsis anatis genome contains the following:
- the rlmD gene encoding 23S rRNA (uracil(1939)-C(5))-methyltransferase RlmD has product MKNKLEVNSIIELECTEITYEGLGKCFFDGKPIFVLGLFTGERAIVKINKVLSNYSFGSIIKYLQTSNKREKTDMFYTISGSAPLYGLEYDEQVRLKSELINKFFNWKFPNLLSEEIKISKSKNINNYRNKSKFVVRKVKNINTLFSYVFNTNELVEISECPIVDNEKLFSNIKQILKALDRLKYLDIYEIIGRIYDNDECVVKLLVNNNKIDANEIKTLFNNINVHEIQIVNNRNRVLFAKKFSNNEIKITLNSKEFHVDIDSFFQIDTLSFSQIIDDISKYFNRNNNQLIDLYCGVGTLGISLYRDNISLYGIEINQNAIKISSKNLLINNIPLINNKYIVGDAKKIEKRNFNFSKTTLVLDPPRSGIDKELIEKILEWKPSQLIYISCDFKTQLRDLEFLLKEYKIDFYKAYDIFAHTMHFETVAILSLNE; this is encoded by the coding sequence ATGAAAAATAAATTGGAAGTGAATTCTATTATTGAATTAGAATGTACTGAAATAACTTATGAAGGCTTAGGAAAATGCTTTTTTGATGGAAAACCAATTTTTGTACTTGGTTTATTTACTGGAGAAAGAGCCATAGTTAAGATAAATAAAGTTCTTTCAAATTACTCTTTTGGGTCAATTATTAAATATTTGCAAACATCCAATAAAAGAGAAAAAACAGATATGTTTTATACAATTTCAGGTTCTGCTCCTTTATATGGATTAGAATATGACGAACAAGTAAGATTGAAGTCTGAATTAATTAATAAGTTTTTTAATTGAAAATTTCCCAATTTATTAAGTGAAGAAATAAAAATTAGTAAATCTAAAAATATTAATAATTATCGTAATAAATCAAAATTTGTTGTAAGAAAAGTTAAAAATATAAACACTTTGTTTAGTTATGTTTTTAATACTAATGAATTGGTAGAAATTAGCGAATGCCCAATTGTCGACAATGAAAAATTGTTTAGTAATATAAAGCAGATCTTAAAAGCTTTAGATAGACTAAAATACCTAGATATTTATGAAATAATCGGAAGAATTTACGATAATGACGAGTGTGTTGTAAAACTTTTGGTTAATAATAATAAAATTGATGCAAATGAAATAAAAACACTTTTTAATAACATTAACGTTCACGAGATACAAATAGTAAATAATAGAAACAGAGTATTGTTTGCTAAGAAGTTTTCAAATAATGAAATTAAAATTACATTAAACTCTAAAGAGTTTCATGTAGACATTGACTCTTTTTTTCAAATCGATACGCTAAGTTTTTCTCAAATTATTGATGATATTAGTAAGTATTTTAATAGGAATAACAATCAACTGATTGACTTATATTGTGGTGTTGGAACTCTAGGCATTTCATTATATCGAGACAATATCAGTCTTTATGGAATAGAAATTAATCAAAATGCAATAAAAATCTCATCAAAAAATTTATTGATTAATAATATTCCACTAATAAATAACAAATATATTGTTGGAGACGCTAAAAAAATCGAAAAGAGAAACTTTAATTTTTCAAAGACAACATTAGTTTTAGATCCTCCAAGATCTGGAATTGATAAAGAATTAATAGAAAAAATTTTGGAATGAAAACCGAGTCAATTAATTTATATTTCTTGCGATTTTAAAACTCAATTAAGGGACTTAGAATTTCTACTAAAAGAATATAAAATTGATTTTTATAAAGCTTATGATATTTTTGCTCATACCATGCACTTTGAAACTGTTGCAATATTATCGCTAAATGAATAG
- a CDS encoding DNA topoisomerase IV subunit A — MDKNNVIEKIINESLDKIMADRFGRYSKYIIQQRALPDVRDGLKPVQRRILYSMYELGLFHNKPFKKSARVVGDVIGRFHPHGDSSVYEAMVNMAQWWKNAMPLVDMHGNVGSIDNDGAAAMRYTEARMSKVAELILGELKKNPVNFVPNFDDSEFEPAVLPSIFPNLLINGTTGIAIGMATEMPPHNFEEIIDATIAKLQNPNLSFSQLLSIVKGPDFPTGGVIYGTKGIEESFDTGRTIKNKIQLFSKFTITNDNKNKYIEITEIPFGVVKSDLVYSIDVLISQNEIDGVLEIKDQSDREGIKIVITLDKDANEKSIMRYLFSKTKLQINYSYNNMVIKNNSPQLLNLNNLIDSYIEHITDIKTKTLTYDLEKHKLRLEIVLGFLKVTEITDQIIEVIRKSEGSKIGVINDLMNVFGFTKNQATAIAELRLYKLSKTDYNEFNNEKDYLENEISYINSLLENNDKFIFYLINLLKELKNEFPTPRRTQIADREYSFDYDEKDLIKEEIINVAISKFGYIKRLSQKVIESNDFSTYVLKDEDYLTFYNQVNTMDTLLIFTNFGNYAIIPIYKIEECKWKENGVHLSDFVDLQSGEVVVSVIEVSDWNSNLFVTIATRNGIVKRTPIKEFEVTRTVKTYTAINISADDRVVNACLSNGSKDVILVSSFGLCNKYTENDINIYGTKAKGIKGSNLANNDYIVAFTVAQNNDVLTLLTDDGMIKKIRAKDILYVSKNNRGKLLFKNRKFDPYIINEIYSTRDSDVILVRDKEGFTHLDSIKQYSFSKTDDKFSKIKIDNFANGVIKKTQKTIKEEISFQSDNQSDIEIIEDVNKKIDMLDSNIEELLAKIEKTLNEK, encoded by the coding sequence GGCCGATAGATTCGGGAGATATTCTAAGTATATCATTCAACAAAGAGCTCTTCCTGATGTAAGAGATGGTCTAAAACCTGTGCAAAGAAGAATTTTGTACTCAATGTATGAATTGGGACTTTTTCATAATAAACCATTCAAAAAATCAGCTCGTGTTGTTGGCGATGTAATTGGTAGATTTCATCCTCATGGTGATAGTTCAGTTTACGAAGCTATGGTTAATATGGCACAATGATGAAAAAATGCCATGCCTCTTGTTGATATGCACGGTAATGTTGGCTCAATTGACAACGATGGAGCCGCTGCTATGCGTTATACTGAAGCAAGAATGAGTAAGGTGGCCGAATTAATTTTGGGTGAATTAAAGAAAAATCCTGTTAATTTTGTTCCCAACTTTGACGATTCTGAGTTTGAACCTGCTGTACTTCCTTCAATTTTTCCGAATTTATTAATCAATGGAACAACAGGGATTGCAATTGGTATGGCTACCGAAATGCCTCCACATAATTTTGAAGAGATTATTGATGCTACTATTGCTAAATTACAAAATCCTAATTTATCATTTTCTCAATTACTCTCAATTGTAAAAGGTCCTGATTTTCCAACTGGTGGAGTAATTTATGGGACAAAAGGGATTGAAGAATCATTCGATACCGGTCGAACTATAAAAAATAAAATTCAACTTTTTTCAAAATTCACAATTACTAACGATAATAAAAATAAGTATATTGAAATCACTGAAATACCATTTGGAGTAGTTAAATCTGATTTGGTTTATTCAATTGATGTACTAATTTCACAAAATGAAATTGATGGTGTTTTAGAAATTAAGGACCAATCAGATCGTGAAGGGATCAAAATTGTAATAACCCTTGATAAAGATGCTAATGAAAAAAGCATTATGAGATATTTATTCTCAAAGACTAAATTACAAATTAATTATAGTTATAACAATATGGTTATTAAAAATAATTCACCTCAATTACTTAATTTAAATAATTTGATTGATTCATACATTGAGCATATAACTGATATTAAGACTAAAACTCTTACTTATGATTTGGAAAAGCATAAACTAAGATTAGAAATTGTTTTGGGTTTTCTTAAAGTAACAGAAATAACTGATCAAATTATTGAAGTTATTAGAAAAAGTGAAGGTTCAAAGATTGGTGTTATAAATGATTTGATGAATGTTTTTGGCTTCACCAAAAACCAAGCAACAGCAATTGCAGAATTAAGACTCTATAAATTATCAAAGACCGATTATAATGAGTTTAATAATGAAAAAGATTATTTAGAAAATGAAATCAGTTATATTAATTCTTTATTAGAAAATAATGATAAATTTATTTTTTATTTAATTAATCTACTAAAAGAATTAAAAAATGAATTTCCTACACCTAGAAGAACTCAAATTGCAGATAGAGAATACAGTTTTGATTATGATGAAAAAGACTTAATCAAAGAAGAAATTATCAATGTAGCAATTTCTAAATTTGGATATATTAAACGTCTGAGCCAAAAAGTTATTGAGTCGAATGATTTTTCTACATATGTTCTTAAGGATGAAGATTATTTAACATTTTACAATCAAGTAAATACAATGGATACACTCTTAATATTTACTAACTTTGGTAATTATGCTATTATCCCTATTTATAAAATTGAAGAGTGTAAGTGAAAGGAAAATGGAGTTCATCTTTCAGACTTTGTAGATTTACAAAGTGGTGAAGTAGTAGTTAGTGTTATAGAAGTTAGCGATTGAAATAGCAATTTATTTGTGACTATCGCCACAAGAAATGGTATAGTAAAAAGAACACCAATAAAGGAATTTGAAGTAACCAGAACTGTAAAAACTTATACTGCAATAAATATATCTGCTGATGATCGAGTTGTTAATGCTTGTTTAAGTAATGGTTCAAAGGATGTTATTCTAGTTTCCAGCTTTGGTTTATGTAATAAATACACTGAAAATGATATAAATATTTACGGAACTAAAGCCAAAGGTATTAAAGGATCTAATTTAGCAAATAATGATTATATCGTCGCCTTTACTGTGGCTCAAAATAATGATGTTTTAACTCTTTTAACAGATGATGGAATGATTAAAAAAATACGTGCTAAAGATATTCTCTACGTTTCTAAAAATAATAGAGGTAAATTATTATTCAAAAATAGAAAATTCGATCCATATATTATTAATGAAATTTATTCAACAAGAGACAGCGATGTAATTTTAGTAAGAGATAAAGAAGGTTTCACACATCTTGATTCTATTAAGCAATATTCATTTTCCAAAACTGATGATAAATTCTCTAAGATAAAGATTGATAACTTTGCTAATGGTGTTATTAAAAAAACTCAAAAGACAATTAAAGAAGAGATCAGCTTTCAGTCAGATAATCAAAGTGACATTGAAATAATTGAAGATGTTAATAAAAAGATTGATATGTTAGATTCCAATATTGAAGAATTATTAGCAAAAATAGAAAAGACATTAAATGAAAAATAA